The sequence aatgatctccaacaaactctgagtccgtcacagaacaggtgtatttatactgagattaaattgcagacaggtggaccctatttactaatcatgtgacttgcaaatgtgacttgtgaatgcaattggtcgcaccagatctttgttaggggtttcacagtaaagggggtgaatacatatgcactcaacacttttcagatttttatttgtaaataattgtgaaatccatgtaatatttccccccacttccaaatgatgcactattttgtgttggtccattacataaactcacgatgaaataaattttaatctgtggttataacatgacaaaatgtagaaaagtccaaagggggtgaatgcaaggcactgtaagtgtGTGAGATGAATGGAGTAGGAACTAGCCAAAAAAATGAAACCCGCTCCTTCATGAGGTCTTCATTGGGATGAAGCAGTAGGTATTATCTAAGCAGACAATACACCAGGAGAATGGAGCAAACTGAACTTGGCGTCTGTCGGCCTGATTATCTCCGTACTACAGGTTTTTCTCTCGACTGTCTTGGTGACGTGATAACACTATCTGTCAAATAGCCACATATGCAGCCAACCCATTTTTAAGCATGGACAGTCCCTTTTGTCCCAATAATTGACTGAATATCTATTTCCTTGATTTGcttttaattattaatgaagTAATGAAACCGAATGATTTATGTGGAAAGTACTTACAGTGCAAATGGACTCTTTCTATGGCTTATGTTTACGATTTTGGCATTTGTCTCTTAGTCACTGTTAATGATACCAGGCAGTCTGAAATAAACAGTGTCCGTGTTTATACAAGTGATAAGGTTTTATTGCACTATTTGACTTGTCTCCAGTTGAACACTGGCTGTTATACTGGCAGCGAGTTAGAAAAGCAGTTAACgtgatttgttttcacatttcaggCTTATTAAAGATTTATgtgaacacatttttttaatttctacttTAGTTCATATTCTATTTCACCTAATTGTTAAAATACATCTGTTTGTGCATGGTTTAAAGAAAAATAGTAAGCCTTGTAAGTCAGTGTTGTAGTTGTAGGTAGCTGTGTTGTTTTACTGTATATTCAGGTAGTTGTGTCCACCTAGGTTAAGCATGTCCTCTTACTTAAGGCCAGTTCATGGTTCTGCTTGCTCTCAGCCGGACGTGTGAATGTGGACAGAGACTCCTGACAACCAAAAATGCTCCTTTATTTGTTGTACTTGAGTACAACATGACAATAAacgcaaaaaagaaaagtgtgctGGTTCTATGGTTCATTTAAACTTTAATCATAACAGCTTGATTTAATCCATCATGCTGCCATACAAAACTGTAACTATAAATTTAACAAATTAGAATTAGCTGTTGTTAAAGGAATGGCAGCATCTAGACATTGTGTTCTAATAATGGAGATTGGTGGTATGAATTAATCAGGGAGGTTgtcctttttattatatttcttttctctgtattcacttcatttttgtttatttcttaggGTCCCACAGCCATGAAGACGCCGCCATGTTGCATTGAGCTGGGAATACCTGCATCCACCTCACCATGTTTGGGATGAGCTCACCAGCAACAATGGTTGCTCACGCCGGGGAAGAATGGTTCACTCCACTACTGCCCCCCCTCCAGAGGCAAGGGACATCCACATCAGTCTCTGCTGCCTCTATACGGGGCTGCTGAACTACTCTGAGAGGCTGGCGATGGAGAACATCTCCATGGCGAACCTTTCCCTGGGCTCCCGGTCGCCCCTGGAGCCGGTCATGCCAACAGTGGAGGCCCAGGGGAGTTTACAGGGTGTCGGCCTCCCTCTGCAGGTCTTCTTTTGCTCTGTCATGGTTGCCATCCTGCTGGTGGCACTGTTGGGAAATGTGGTGGTGTGCCTGATGGTGTACCAGAGATCTGCCATGCGCTCGGCCATAAACATCCTCCTGGCAAGCCTGGCATTTGCAGACATGATGCTGGCCATCCTGAACATGCCCTTTGCTCTGGTTACTGTGGTGACCACCAACTGGATTTTTGGAGACGTTTTCTGTCGAGTGTCAGCCATGCTCTTTTGGTTCTTTGTGATGGAAGGCGTGGCTGTACTGCTTATAATAAGCATAGATCGCTTTCTTATTATTGTCCAAAAGCAAGATAAGCTGAGCCCACAGAGAGCTAAAGTGCTTATAGTGGTCACATGGGGACTGTCCttcattttttctttccccctggCGGTTGGCTCCCCTCCCCTTCAGATCCCCCCCAGGgcccctcagtgtgtgtttggctaCAGCATTGAGCCTGGCTACCATGCCTATGTATTGATCCTAATGTTAGTCTTCTTCTTCGTGCCTTTCATGGTCATGCTATACACATTCATGGGGATCCTGAACACCATCCGCCACAATGCCATCCGCATCCACAGCCACCCAGACAGCATCTGTCTAAGCCAGGCCAGCAAACTGGGTCTGCTGAGCCTCCAGAGGCCCTTCCAAATGAATATAGACATGAGCTTCAAGACCCGTGCCTTCACCaccatcctcatcctcttctccgtGTTTACAGTGTGCTGGGCACCCTTCACAGCCTATAGCCTGGTAACTACCTTTAGCGATGGGTTCTACCACAAAGACAGCTTTTTTCAAATCAGTACATGGGTCCTGTGGTTGTGCTACCTCAAGTCAGCCCTCAACCCTCTCATTTACTACTGGCGGATCAAGAAGTTCCGCGATGCCTGCCTTGATCTGATGCCCAAGTACTTTAAGTTTCTTCCTCAGCTGCCAGGAAACACGAAGCGGCGCATACAGCCAAGCGCAGTCTATGTGTGTGGGGAGAATCGCTCTGTGGTTTGAAGTAAAATCCACACTCAAACACTTAAATCTTTACATACTGTACTGTATTTGCctgttttgctgtttgttgGTAAATTTCTCTTAGCAGGTGTTCAGACAGAAATTAGCACTGCATTAAAAAAGGCGCAGGTGAAATGCAATCTACAAAGTCCAGTTTGAAGCAAACATCTATGAGTTTCAAAGCTTGTTTGATTCCAAATCACTGTTCAGTGATAACAAATTTATTTGAGATTCTTCACATATAtaaaaaatctatatattttaataCCCAATTTTGACGAatatttctttgtgttgtttgacaAAAGAAGATACTTGAGAATTGATGATTATGTAGTCAGCTCTAGAATATCGATTATTTTTTATAACCCATCCCTAAGAGAAACCATCTTCCCCTGTATCTTGCCAACATTGCCATAATTATATTATGCTGTTACTCACAGTGGAAGTGTGCAGGGTATTGTGTGCTACATGTCTGATTGGCTGGATAATGTGCTTTGTTGCAGCAAAAGTTGAGTCAGGGTCAACCTTTTTGCTGGACAACCTTACATTTTAGCTGGAACCCTCATAAGAACAGTGTTTAATGCTGTGCTAATTTTAGTCTGACACACCATTTTGCACTGATGCTCAGAAACAGTCAGAGCGTATGTTAAGATTCGTGGTAGCCATGGAATATCTGGGGGTCAAAAGCAACTGGACTCTCCATGTGCAAAATGTTTTAGTGTTCAGCCAGAGTCTTCATTTCTCTcattgtggtggtggtgttcaGTACCCGATGGCTGGACTTAAAACTTGTTTTAGAATCATGCTATATTTTCTATAATATCAGATTAGTCTGGTGAGTATGAATGGTCTATCGATATTTTTTACACTTAAATACTTGATGCCAAATGTAACTTTTTTTCTGGACCGCAGTCAGAGTCCGGTTTTCTATCAAAGCTGGGCGCACACTGTACGATTTTAGAAATGCTGTTGTTAAATTCCAACTCATACTACGCTAGTTAATCGTCTGCAATTGATGTTCATGGTGTGTTAGCGTTGGGATAACGAGTACTTTTATAGTTTCATCCTCTCCTTTGAGTAGGTTTATCCTATAAAATCTGATATTTATTAGTAATGGGAGATAGATAGTTTACAGATTTACCTTTTGACAGCCTCCCCCTCAATGCAGTCAGCCCTCAGCAAAATGACAGTACACTGTTGCGAGGTGCACACTCTATTTAAAAGGAAGGATAAGAGAAGTTTACTACAATGGTTGGTTAATCCCTGCTGGTACCACACCACGAGTACATCTCAATCTCTCAATTTCTCCATGTCCACAGATTCGCCAGGCGCATCCTGTCACCAGTTTGCCATATGTGCACAGTCACGCTCCCTGCGCATTGAACCTTTAACTGTGCTCTTGATAGGGccctttgtttttattaactAGTAATCGTACACGTTTCCACCACAGTATGGCCTACATCAGAGTCAGCGCATACAGTGCTTGTCAAACTAAGGCTCATTATAGAGGCTACATCACGTGATCAAGTGAAACGTTTCATCTCTCATCCATGAGGCTTCTTCTGTTCAGttcactgtctctgtgtttgccACTTCAAGCAGTCAGGAAAAAAGGCACAGAGACGGAGGGACCGACTCATGGCTCTGCTT comes from Pleuronectes platessa chromosome 17, fPlePla1.1, whole genome shotgun sequence and encodes:
- the gpr63 gene encoding probable G-protein coupled receptor 63, with protein sequence MVHSTTAPPPEARDIHISLCCLYTGLLNYSERLAMENISMANLSLGSRSPLEPVMPTVEAQGSLQGVGLPLQVFFCSVMVAILLVALLGNVVVCLMVYQRSAMRSAINILLASLAFADMMLAILNMPFALVTVVTTNWIFGDVFCRVSAMLFWFFVMEGVAVLLIISIDRFLIIVQKQDKLSPQRAKVLIVVTWGLSFIFSFPLAVGSPPLQIPPRAPQCVFGYSIEPGYHAYVLILMLVFFFVPFMVMLYTFMGILNTIRHNAIRIHSHPDSICLSQASKLGLLSLQRPFQMNIDMSFKTRAFTTILILFSVFTVCWAPFTAYSLVTTFSDGFYHKDSFFQISTWVLWLCYLKSALNPLIYYWRIKKFRDACLDLMPKYFKFLPQLPGNTKRRIQPSAVYVCGENRSVV